A part of Kitasatospora kifunensis genomic DNA contains:
- a CDS encoding alpha/beta hydrolase family protein, whose protein sequence is MIGAVLAAVPLAAIAGPAWADPGAPATAPAPAPTRLTLPVPTGPHPVGTVQLHLVDRSRPDDIAGPGHFRELMATVWYPARDVERYPPAPWMPAGALRAFLASAGFSALVPLAPLTAGHVGAPVRRSGRRLPVLVYSHGARSHQGDHTIMVQELASHGYAVVTIAHQYDTYTEFPGGRVAVPGGGPNGPTYPGNYAADIRFVLDCVEQLAAGCNPDVERRQLPTGLLGSLDPHRMGAFGWSKGGTATACATLADKRIRAGLSLDGPMDMSPPLAGDLDRPFMLMTAVHTRTEPLVAHFWSLLRGWRLDVQAKGAVHVSYGDNEALFPQAAKLFGWSGQQLQDAIGTLDPDQAVKIQQAYPLAFFDQRLRHRRGHLLDGPSAAFPAVKFIP, encoded by the coding sequence ATGATAGGAGCCGTGCTGGCCGCCGTGCCGCTCGCCGCCATCGCCGGCCCCGCGTGGGCGGACCCGGGCGCCCCGGCCACTGCGCCCGCACCCGCCCCGACGCGGCTCACGCTGCCCGTGCCCACCGGGCCGCACCCGGTGGGCACGGTCCAGCTGCACCTCGTCGACCGGTCGCGCCCGGACGACATCGCGGGCCCCGGCCACTTCCGCGAGCTGATGGCCACCGTCTGGTACCCCGCCCGGGACGTCGAGCGGTACCCGCCGGCGCCCTGGATGCCAGCCGGCGCCCTTCGGGCGTTCCTCGCCAGCGCGGGGTTCAGCGCCCTGGTCCCCCTGGCGCCGCTCACCGCCGGCCATGTGGGCGCCCCGGTGCGGCGGTCGGGCCGGCGGCTGCCCGTCCTCGTGTACTCGCACGGTGCGCGCAGCCACCAGGGTGACCACACGATCATGGTCCAAGAGCTCGCCAGCCACGGATACGCGGTCGTGACGATCGCTCACCAGTACGACACGTACACCGAGTTCCCCGGCGGCCGGGTCGCCGTCCCGGGCGGCGGCCCGAACGGACCCACCTATCCGGGGAACTACGCCGCGGACATCCGCTTCGTCCTCGACTGCGTCGAGCAGCTGGCCGCCGGGTGCAATCCGGACGTCGAGCGACGCCAGCTGCCGACCGGGCTGCTCGGCTCCCTCGACCCCCACCGCATGGGCGCGTTCGGCTGGTCGAAGGGCGGGACGGCGACCGCCTGCGCCACGCTCGCCGACAAGCGCATCCGCGCTGGGCTGAGCCTCGACGGCCCGATGGACATGAGTCCGCCGCTGGCCGGCGACCTGGACCGGCCGTTCATGCTGATGACCGCCGTGCACACCCGGACCGAGCCTCTCGTCGCCCACTTCTGGTCGCTCCTGCGGGGTTGGCGGCTGGACGTCCAGGCCAAGGGCGCCGTCCACGTGTCGTACGGCGACAACGAGGCGCTGTTCCCGCAGGCGGCGAAGCTGTTCGGATGGAGCGGGCAACAGCTCCAGGACGCGATCGGCACCCTCGATCCTGACCAGGCGGTGAAGATCCAGCAGGCGTACCCGCTCGCGTTCTTCGACCAGCGCCTGCGGCACCGCCGCGGGCACCTGCTCGACGGCCCGAGCGCGGCCTTCCCCGCGGTGAAGTTCATCCCATGA
- a CDS encoding ATP-binding protein: MLAKQVGPLMRPARDIALTTVVDTFKTERRRLDLDLVVAIVRALGADEPTVDRWREACIKVHGFAKQGGPVGVFGQLPTDLATFTGRREELARLISEATHPHEGIGSGAHTVVISAIEGMAGVGKTQLAVRAAHELVRAGRFADLQLHVNLRGFDPELPPADPSAVLEAFLRQLGVPAQQIPASRDERAAMYRDQLRGRSALVLLDNAANEDQVRDLLPASSTSLVLITSRRSLAGLDGVTPYLIDIFSDAESLDLLGRIAGRERVGAEPVAAARIVEYCDHLPLALALAAARLRSRPAWSLAELANRLQTGRLEAIRAGGRAIRPVLDLSYRDLAEPLRRVFCLLGHHPGPDFTPAMVAALCGIPTHEAEDALESLQDENLVRQSTPGRYELHDLLRAFALETAANNATIESSVALERLARWFLHSAHGAATAMNAPRLPELADAGDVAPLGFDSYKVALAWLDAEHENLIAVHRAAAGAKLYDTTWRLPIILNHFENLRFHKIHSAEAHRIAAEAARERGDSAVVAWNLLGASASLHALSRFDEAEAMLTEALRLYRSAHDRHGEAVALGDLGNHYNSLGRYDDAIRVLKRGIAVNEAVGDRQSVIICKLNLGVAYYLLDNLKAATACFQQALTAARACGERRAECIALGNLGEVYLRLGRAERAYAFYSEQQQVAEETGGLEYHGKSLAGLGDTLHAMGLLDEARSSWQKAYAILSEIGSPGADKVRALIQNSETNTDDDRQTLGSPSSRIS, encoded by the coding sequence GTGCTGGCGAAACAGGTCGGGCCACTGATGCGGCCCGCGCGCGACATCGCGCTCACCACCGTCGTGGACACGTTCAAGACCGAGCGCCGCCGCCTGGACCTGGACCTCGTCGTGGCCATCGTCCGAGCGCTGGGGGCCGACGAGCCGACGGTCGATCGCTGGCGCGAGGCCTGCATCAAGGTGCACGGGTTTGCCAAGCAGGGCGGCCCTGTCGGGGTGTTCGGTCAACTCCCAACGGATCTGGCGACGTTCACCGGGCGCCGCGAGGAACTCGCCCGCCTGATCTCAGAAGCAACGCACCCACACGAAGGGATCGGCTCCGGCGCTCACACCGTAGTGATCTCCGCGATCGAGGGCATGGCCGGGGTGGGCAAGACCCAGCTCGCCGTCCGTGCCGCCCACGAGCTGGTTCGCGCCGGACGCTTTGCCGACCTCCAGCTGCATGTGAACCTGCGTGGCTTCGACCCCGAGCTTCCGCCTGCGGACCCGTCCGCTGTGCTTGAGGCGTTCCTGCGGCAGTTGGGCGTGCCTGCGCAGCAGATCCCCGCCAGTCGGGACGAGCGCGCGGCGATGTACCGCGACCAGCTCAGGGGACGCAGCGCGCTGGTCCTACTCGACAACGCCGCCAACGAGGACCAGGTCCGTGACCTCCTTCCGGCCAGCTCCACCAGTCTCGTGTTGATCACCAGTCGGCGCAGTCTGGCCGGCCTGGATGGCGTCACCCCGTACCTGATCGATATTTTCTCCGACGCCGAATCACTGGACTTGCTGGGGCGGATCGCCGGCCGCGAACGCGTCGGAGCGGAACCCGTCGCGGCCGCCCGCATCGTCGAGTACTGCGATCACCTTCCGCTGGCCCTTGCCTTGGCGGCTGCCCGGCTGCGCTCGCGGCCCGCCTGGAGTCTCGCTGAGCTGGCCAACCGCCTGCAGACCGGTCGACTGGAGGCGATCCGCGCCGGCGGCCGCGCGATACGCCCCGTCCTCGACCTGTCGTACCGTGACCTGGCCGAGCCGCTCCGGCGCGTTTTCTGCCTCCTCGGCCACCACCCCGGCCCCGACTTCACCCCCGCCATGGTCGCCGCCCTCTGCGGCATCCCCACCCACGAAGCCGAGGACGCCCTGGAGTCGCTCCAGGACGAGAACCTGGTCCGCCAATCCACGCCGGGTCGCTACGAACTCCACGACCTGCTTCGGGCCTTCGCCCTCGAAACAGCGGCGAACAATGCAACCATCGAAAGCTCAGTAGCACTGGAGCGTCTCGCGCGATGGTTTCTTCATTCCGCGCACGGTGCGGCGACGGCCATGAACGCACCCAGACTTCCTGAACTCGCCGACGCAGGAGACGTCGCACCGTTGGGATTCGACTCCTACAAGGTGGCTCTGGCTTGGCTCGACGCGGAGCATGAGAATCTCATCGCCGTACATCGCGCAGCAGCGGGGGCGAAGCTCTACGACACCACCTGGCGGCTGCCGATCATCCTCAACCATTTCGAGAATCTTCGATTCCACAAAATCCACAGCGCGGAAGCGCACCGGATCGCTGCGGAAGCCGCGCGAGAACGCGGTGACAGCGCAGTGGTCGCATGGAATTTGCTCGGTGCCAGCGCATCGCTTCACGCGCTGTCCCGGTTTGATGAAGCGGAAGCAATGCTCACCGAGGCACTTCGCCTTTACCGTTCGGCGCATGATCGGCACGGCGAGGCCGTGGCCCTGGGCGATCTGGGAAATCATTACAACTCCCTCGGCCGATACGATGACGCTATCAGGGTGCTCAAACGCGGGATTGCAGTCAATGAAGCCGTCGGCGATCGACAAAGCGTGATCATCTGCAAGCTGAACCTGGGCGTCGCCTATTATCTGCTCGACAACTTGAAGGCGGCAACTGCCTGTTTCCAACAAGCTCTGACCGCTGCTCGGGCTTGCGGCGAACGCCGCGCAGAATGCATCGCCCTGGGCAATCTTGGCGAAGTGTACCTACGTCTCGGCCGAGCCGAACGCGCGTATGCTTTTTACTCGGAGCAACAGCAGGTAGCCGAGGAGACCGGTGGACTCGAATACCACGGGAAGAGCCTCGCCGGCCTCGGCGACACCCTCCATGCCATGGGCCTCCTGGATGAGGCCCGATCGTCCTGGCAAAAGGCATACGCCATACTCTCGGAGATCGGAAGCCCGGGGGCCGATAAAGTGCGCGCACTGATACAGAACAGCGAAACCAACACAGACGACGACCGCCAGACGTTGGGCAGCCCATCGTCAAGGATCTCGTAA
- a CDS encoding tRNA-dependent cyclodipeptide synthase, with protein sequence MPSYERTSVAVSGIPENRPHASYRANIDFVSPAAQRAQLAERGQCFLGVSLENSNFTPGKLAAMLRWIARRFSRCTVLVGDSIHRITLASTRSLSEDEALSQALALGDRFIADTRALFAAERAQTEFTFLRCSEVQQWDSYARHHRSLIDYHRADRNFRESVETFGRRYHGRYSDELTEADLERRIERSSQYFLEESAVFACLAQQGLSVMVYPGSFSTLSEITGGRHPGAPQELRRLTVVSLGLRRR encoded by the coding sequence ATGCCTTCTTACGAACGGACTTCCGTCGCCGTATCAGGAATTCCCGAGAACCGACCGCACGCGTCCTACAGGGCGAATATCGACTTCGTCTCCCCTGCGGCCCAGCGGGCCCAACTAGCGGAGCGGGGCCAGTGCTTCCTCGGCGTCAGCCTGGAGAACAGTAACTTCACCCCGGGCAAACTCGCCGCCATGCTCCGCTGGATAGCCCGGCGGTTCTCCCGGTGCACGGTGCTGGTCGGGGACAGTATCCATCGGATCACTCTGGCGTCCACCCGGAGCCTGTCCGAGGACGAGGCGCTCTCCCAGGCGCTGGCCCTGGGCGACCGCTTCATAGCCGACACCCGGGCCCTGTTCGCCGCCGAACGCGCGCAGACCGAATTCACGTTCCTGCGCTGCTCCGAAGTGCAGCAGTGGGATTCCTACGCAAGGCACCACCGAAGCCTCATCGACTACCACCGGGCCGACCGGAACTTCCGGGAGTCCGTCGAGACGTTCGGCCGGCGCTATCACGGGAGGTATTCCGACGAACTTACCGAGGCCGACCTGGAGAGGCGGATCGAAAGGTCCTCGCAGTACTTTCTGGAGGAGTCCGCGGTCTTCGCCTGTCTTGCCCAGCAAGGCCTTTCGGTCATGGTCTACCCGGGTTCGTTCAGTACCCTTTCCGAGATCACCGGCGGGAGGCATCCGGGCGCTCCACAGGAGCTGCGTCGGCTGACCGTCGTCTCGCTCGGTCTGAGGAGGCGCTGA
- a CDS encoding MFS transporter: MAVRPLRSNRDFTIFWGVQALSELGNAFSLVALPLLVLHATGSAAQMGLLTAIAGVGSILTGLFGGTFADRFDRRKILMLSDAARLVLYGTIPICWAISPQIWVLYVVMGLASIFEMLFSVTYVTAVSNLVDNEQITEANGKLEATNAIAYIAGPALAGLVAGLFGATAAITINAASFGVSVLGLAVIRLRPTERPAAAIAQAGAEAGTEVGPEAGRRTGTGTGTRRGWRTLHSGFVTGAAFLWRSPVLRTLTVLLTITTFLNLGMTDVMIYQVRHGLGQSERTVGYVLALSGLGTCIAAAATARLRRGWGFGACWLASYTLCGLAVLLLALTGNVTLAAASAFLYGFGMSLAGICSMSLRQQVTPDHLLGRVTSAFWTIHSSLAPLGAFLLTALVGRFGARGPLIGVAVVLLLLVGAALFTPIRQRAPERSFALPAPNPES; this comes from the coding sequence ATGGCTGTCCGCCCACTGCGGTCCAACCGCGACTTCACCATCTTCTGGGGCGTCCAGGCGCTCTCCGAACTCGGCAACGCCTTCTCCCTGGTGGCACTCCCCCTGCTGGTCCTGCACGCCACCGGCTCCGCCGCGCAGATGGGCCTGCTCACCGCGATCGCCGGCGTCGGGTCGATCCTGACCGGCCTGTTCGGCGGCACCTTCGCCGACCGGTTCGACCGCCGGAAGATACTGATGCTCAGCGACGCCGCCCGGCTGGTGCTCTACGGCACGATCCCGATCTGCTGGGCCATCAGCCCGCAGATCTGGGTGCTCTACGTGGTGATGGGCCTGGCCTCGATCTTCGAGATGCTGTTCAGCGTCACCTACGTCACCGCGGTGTCCAACCTGGTCGACAACGAGCAGATCACCGAGGCCAACGGGAAGTTGGAGGCGACCAACGCCATCGCCTACATCGCCGGGCCCGCGCTGGCCGGGCTGGTGGCCGGGCTCTTCGGCGCCACGGCCGCGATCACGATCAACGCCGCCAGCTTCGGCGTCTCGGTGCTCGGCCTGGCGGTGATCCGGCTGCGGCCCACCGAGCGGCCCGCCGCCGCGATCGCGCAGGCAGGAGCGGAGGCGGGGACGGAGGTGGGGCCGGAGGCAGGGAGGCGGACCGGGACCGGGACGGGGACGCGGCGCGGCTGGCGCACGCTGCACTCCGGCTTCGTGACCGGCGCCGCGTTCCTGTGGCGCAGCCCGGTCCTGCGCACGCTCACGGTGCTACTGACCATCACGACCTTCCTCAACCTCGGCATGACCGACGTCATGATCTACCAGGTCCGCCACGGTCTGGGTCAGAGCGAGCGGACCGTCGGCTACGTCCTCGCCCTCTCCGGCCTGGGCACCTGCATCGCGGCCGCGGCCACCGCCCGACTGCGCCGCGGTTGGGGATTCGGCGCCTGCTGGCTGGCCTCCTACACGCTGTGCGGGCTGGCGGTGCTGCTCCTCGCACTCACCGGCAACGTCACCTTGGCCGCCGCCTCGGCCTTCCTCTACGGCTTCGGGATGTCGCTGGCCGGCATCTGCTCGATGTCGCTGCGCCAGCAGGTCACGCCGGACCACCTGCTCGGCCGGGTCACCTCCGCGTTCTGGACCATCCACAGCAGCCTGGCTCCGCTGGGCGCGTTCCTGCTGACCGCGCTGGTGGGGCGCTTTGGTGCGCGCGGCCCGCTGATCGGGGTGGCCGTGGTCCTCCTGCTCCTGGTGGGCGCCGCCCTGTTCACCCCGATCCGGCAGCGCGCCCCGGAGCGGTCCTTCGCCCTGCCGGCCCCGAACCCGGAGTCCTGA